The following are from one region of the Lytechinus pictus isolate F3 Inbred chromosome 4, Lp3.0, whole genome shotgun sequence genome:
- the LOC129258542 gene encoding dehydrodolichyl diphosphate synthase complex subunit nus1-like yields the protein MALDFCHTALLHFVHIVLWVRLYLWTRLTRFISKHIGLCIGEQRKLSAERCRIDSKNLPKLPLHIGLQILESRISDEDVANLLVWCIAMGFQYVSLFDDEGYFKKNPSKLRDVMQKKMATISESNRLVFHIETPVRNGERSYKVTTTKETLQDTKSTRIALMSCEDGRGDILESARKLCQDVADNRYRASEIGITNLDQVMNSLLDYPNPDLIIQFGQVNSLLGYSPWKIRVTEILSVPTHHGMNYQSFIDVLHSYSKTQQRYGK from the exons ATGGCTTTGGACTTTTGTCACACTGCTTTGCTGCATTTTGTGCATATCGTGTTATGGGTTCGTCTTTATTTGTGGACTCGTTTAACGAGATTTATTTCCAAACACATCGGGTTGTGCATTGGAGAGCAACGTAAACTTTCCGCTGAAAGATGCCGCATCGACTCAAAGAATCTTCCCAAACTTCCATTACACATCGGTCTGCAGATCCTGGAAAGTCGGATTTCAGACGAAGATGTCGCTAATCTACTGGTGTGGTGCATAGCCATGGGATTTCAATATGTTTCTCTGTTTGATGATGAAG GTTACTTCAAGAAAAACCCTTCAAAACTGAGAGATGTGATGCAGAAAAAGATGGCAACAATTTCAGAGAGTAACCGCCTTGTCTTCCATATTGAGACACCAGTGAGAAATGGAGAAAGAAGTTATAAAGTCACTACCACCAAAGAAACTTTACAAG ATACTAAAAGTACTCGGATAGCCCTTATGTCTTGTGAAGATGGACGGGGGGATATCTTGGAATCTGCCAGGAAACTATGTCAAGATGTAGCAGACAACAGATACAGAGCATCAGAAATAGGCATTACCAATTTAGACCAAGTCATGAATT cATTACTAGATTATCCCAACCCAGATCTTATCATTCAGTTTGGACAAGTTAATAGTTTACTTGGATATTCACCATGGAAAATTAGAGTTACAGAAATATT GTCTGTTCCAACACATCATGGAATGAATTACCAAAGTTTCATCGACGTACTCCACTCCTATTCCAAAACACAACAGAGATATGGCAAGTAA
- the LOC129259157 gene encoding betaine--homocysteine S-methyltransferase 1-like: protein MLGTPWVHNKQVLHSVIPAQFHFKHTSRTDMSSMSKKVKGLMERLRAGEKVICAEGYIFLFERRCYVRAGPFVPEVVLDHPELVKQTHEEFVNAGSDVVMAFTYYAHREKLALIDREKDIEKMNRTALRIAREVADKTGTLVAGDICNTNAFDPKDPTCREKVKNMFKEQILWAVEEGADFIVAETFGIFEEAMIALKAIKEFGSGLPAVITLSACQTEPVSLDGVDLIECFRQLEAAGADVMGLNCARGPATMLPLLENIQSAGFKTPIAAVPVTYRTTEEMPCFFGLLDPVTGEKSFPLNLDCYFNTRNDVSKFGRRCDELGINYVGLCCGNSPHLTRSLAESLGRVTPSSKFSPDMTLHCIYGSDDRVNTYLRKDVKASFTAEGE from the exons ATGCTGGGAACTCCTTGGGTTCACAACAAACAAGTTCTACATAGTGTTATACCTGCACAATTCCATTTCAAGCACACGTCCAGAACAGATATGAGCAGCATGTCCAAGAAAGTCAAAG GATTAATGGAGCGCCTTAGGGCGGGTGAGAAGGTCATTTGCGCTGAgggatatatatttctatttgaGAGGAGATGTTACGTAAGAGCTGGACCGTTCGTTCCCGAGGTCGTTCTTGATCACCCGGAGCTCGTCAAGCAAACCCATGAGGAGTTCGTCAATGCAGGCAGCGATGTCGTCATGGCTTTCACG TATTATGCGCATCGTGAGAAGCTTGCTCTTATTGACCGAGAGAAAGACATTGAGAAGATGAACCGTACTGCTCTTCGAATTGCCAGAGAGGTAGCTGATAAGACGGGTACCCTGGTCGCTGGTGATATATGTAATACCAACGCTTTCGATCCAAAGGATCCTACTTGCAGAGAGAAAGTTAAAAATATGTTCAAA GAGCAAATATTATGGGCTGTCGAGGAAGGCGCTGACTTCATCGTAGCAGAGACTTTCGGTATCTTTGAAGAAGCTATGATTGCTCTGAAGGCCATAAAAGAATTTGGAAGCG GTCTCCCTGCGGTCATCACCCTGTCTGCATGTCAGACGGAGCCAGTCTCATTAGATGGAGTCGATCTTATAGAATGTTTCAGACAGCTGGAGGCTGCTGGAGCAGATGTGATGGGTCTGAATTGTGCCAGAGGACCTGCCACTATGTTACCACTCCTAGAAAATATCCAAAGCGCTGGTTTTAAG ACTCCCATTGCAGCAGTTCCTGTGACATACCGAACAACAGAAGAAATGCCATGTTTCTTTGGACTCTTAGACCCCGTAACAG GTGAGAAGTCGTTCCCTCTCAACCTCGACTGCTATTTCAATACTCGAAATGACGTCTCTAAGTTCGGTCGACGCTGCGATGAACTAGGTATCAACTACGTTGGTCTTTGCTGCGGTAACTCACCACATCTAACCCGCAGTTTAGCCGAATCACTCGGCCGCGTCACTCCATCGTCAAAGTTCTCCCCTGACATGACTCTTCATTGTATATACGGCAGCGATGATCGTGTCAATACCTATTTAAGAAAAGATGTTAAGGCCTCTTTTACCGCCGAAGGCGAATGA